The proteins below are encoded in one region of Salvelinus alpinus chromosome 27, SLU_Salpinus.1, whole genome shotgun sequence:
- the vash2 gene encoding tubulinyl-Tyr carboxypeptidase 2 isoform X2, giving the protein MSVPDWLLAIQNYMKTLQYNHTGTQFFEIRKTRPLCGLMETAREMIRESLPIKCLEAVILGIYLTNGLTSVERFPISFKTQFSGNHFHHVVLGVYCNGRYGTLGMSRRQDLMDKALTFRTLSELVLEFEDSYRRYQHTLKKVKIGLYVPHDPHVFQPIEWKYLVLNAARLGREDMRKELEKHGRDMRMKILKSSSAQSPIKERSRGKSLSPRRRQSSPQRRHIHRRDKSPAALDRKPAELSTLTDGYQIRI; this is encoded by the exons ATGTCTGTCCCTGATTGGCTGCTGGCCATCCAGAACTACATGAAGACACTGCA ATACAATCACACAGGAACTCAGTTCTTTGAGATAAGGAAAACTAGACCATTGTGTGG GTTGATGGAGACTGCGAGAGAAATGATCAGGGAATCTCTTCCGATCAAATGCCTTGAAGCTGTCATCCTTGGAAT CTACCTGACCAATGGGCTGACCTCGGTGGAGCGTTTTCCCATCAGCTTCAAGACCCAGTTCTCAGGGAACCACTTCCACCACGTGGTGCTGGGCGTCTACTGCAACGGACGCTATGGCACGCTGGGCATGAGCCGCCGCCAAGACCTCATGGACAAGGCCCTGACCTTCCGCACACTCAGCGAACTGGTGTTGGAGTTCGAGGACTCGTACCGTCGCTACCAGCACACCCTGAAGAAGGTGAAGATCGGCCTGTACGTGCCCCACGACCCGCACGTCTTCCAGCCCATCGAGTGGAAGTACCTGGTGCTAAACGCCGCCcgtctggggagagaggacatgAGGAAGGAGCTGGAGAAGCATGGCCGAGACATGAGGATGAAG ATCCTGAAGTCGTCAAGTGCCCAGTCTCCCATCAAAGAACGGAGCAGAGGCAAGTCTCTCTCCCCCCGCCGCCGACAGAGCAGCCCCCAAAGACGCCACATCCACCGGAGAGACAAGTC